CCATCATCAATTTAACTTCCTTAGTTACCGATTCCAGATTGTCAAATTTCCCCAGCGGATTCAAATCTGCAAAATAAGTATTTGGGAAAGCCAAAAGAATATGAAGGTGCTTTGAAAAATAAAGGTAGTTCATGAAGATTAAGATACCTGCAATGTGCATCCACCAGAAAACTCTTTCCAAGATAAGAAGCGTTTCTGTGCTTATACTATTGAATACAGGTGCTACAAACTGGCTGACAGGAAACGACCCTGCTTGAATAAAATGAGGTGCTCCTCTTTGTTGTAATGTAAAATCAGCGGCATTCATCAATAAGAAAAGAGCCATCAATACGATTTCAAAATAAAGGATATAATTGGCATCGCTTTTTGGCCAACCTTTCAAATCGTTATGGATAAATCGCTTAAGTTTGATAATGTTCCTTCTTACCAAAAAAGTAATTACGGCAACCAAAACTAAAATAGCCAGTATTTCAAAAGCCCCTATCAATACATTATAAGCGGTACCCATAAAAGCAAAAACTCTATGCGTTCCGAAAAGTCCATCAATAATAATTTCCAAAAGTTCTATATTGATGATAATGAACCCGACATAAACGATTATATGAAGTATTGCAGCTATTGGACGTTTGACCATTTTGGACTGCCCTAAAGCCACCCTGGCCATATTGGCCCATCGTTCACCTTTATTATCTGAACGATCAACATCTTGCCCCAGCTTGATGTTACGGATAAGTTTTTTTACGTTTGAT
The sequence above is drawn from the Flavobacterium lindanitolerans genome and encodes:
- a CDS encoding (Fe-S)-binding protein: MGYIDNILFAVLLAVGFGFFISNVKKLIRNIKLGQDVDRSDNKGERWANMARVALGQSKMVKRPIAAILHIIVYVGFIIINIELLEIIIDGLFGTHRVFAFMGTAYNVLIGAFEILAILVLVAVITFLVRRNIIKLKRFIHNDLKGWPKSDANYILYFEIVLMALFLLMNAADFTLQQRGAPHFIQAGSFPVSQFVAPVFNSISTETLLILERVFWWMHIAGILIFMNYLYFSKHLHILLAFPNTYFADLNPLGKFDNLESVTKEVKLMMDPNADPFAAPAGDADAAPAKFGASDVQDLNWVQLLNAYTCTECGRCTSSCPANITGKKLSPRKIMMDTRDRLEEVGKNIDANKGVFVADNKTLLNDYITPEELWACTSCNACVEECPVNISPLSIIMDMRRYLVMEQSAAPMSLNAMMTNVENNGAPWQYSQQDRLNWKNEN